TCGCCGCGTTGCCGAGACCGTAAGGAGATGCCTGTTCGCACCCGCCTCCTTCGCATGAGCCGCTCGCCAGCGGAATCCCAATACGGCCTCTTGGAATGGGTCAATCGACTAGCATGCCAACCAGTCCGTTAACTCGGTGACGGCCGTGGGATCCAACAAACGAAGCGCAGCGTCGGTAAGCTGTGTTTGCGTTGTATCGGATCTTCATGATCCGCACATATGCCGATGCACAGCAAGATGGCGCCACGCCGGGTGGTCTCGCCCGCCGTCGCGTTCGTATTTATGACCCCCGGCCCTCAGACGAGGCATTGCCACATTGAAATTTGCGGGGTATGAATATTGATGCGATCGTGATTTTGCGTTGATCCTTCGGCTACCGCTGACCACCGGTAGCCGGTTTTTTGTTGGCCCGTTGAAACTACCGCGGGACTGAATGCCTGCCTTGCAACTTTCTGGCTCCGCTGCAAATCACTGAAATTATTGTAGCAACCTGCCTGGACTAACGTGCCCCACAGAGGGTTGCCGCCGCGCCCCTTCCAGCGTATTGTTAACTAATAATCAAGTCGATCAACCCCGTCCTTCCGGCTACCACTGCCCCGTGGTAGCCGGCTTTTCTATGCCCCTCCTCACTTCTGATTCTGCCGCGCCTCATCCCGGTCGAGAGGGACACCATTGCGCACTGATCAGCCTGGCGTTTTTCTGAAACGTTGATCTTACTCCACAATTTGCCCAAGCGATGCATTATGGCTGCTTTCCATCGCGGTTCGCGGCCGAGGACGTACTAATCCTAGTAGCCGTAAATCCAGCGACAGATGCGATGGGAGCAGATGCCCAAGGTCGGGCGGTGTCACCTGCTCCCCCACCAACGACTTAACTTCGGCGTTCGGTGGACGAGGCATCGGCCATCGCACAAACTGCCGACCTGTATTACTGTGTCGTAACCTCGTAGCTCAGCAGGAAGAGGCACGTGCTTCCTAGTCTCGGGCTGGAAGGTTCGAGCCCCGTTGGGGACACCAACAGATTCAATCACGTGGGATGACCCCTCTGCCGATTTCATGTTGCAACTGAATTCCACTGATTTCCTGGTGTTTCTCGGCAGTCCCGGCGGCTCCACGCGACATGGACGCGACATGAAGAACAAATCGAAGCGGCCGATTGAGGGTGAAGCGCTTGCTGAAATTTTGCAGGAGTTGGCGCGCGCGGACATGCGGGCCGTGTCGCTTAGATTCGATCTCGATCCGCTCTCGGATGAGGACAAGAGGTCCGGAGCCAAGCCGCTTTCGATGAGAGAGATCCAGGACGAGCTGGAGAACATCAGCCGCACCATCACCGGAGTGGCGCTTTTTCATCTAGGGGCGAGCCGCGACGAGTGGTATGCCGCACATGAAGATATCTAGCGAAATCGAAGCCGCATGAGTTCCCCTGCACCTTGTTGCTAGGGGTAATTCGTTGCCGGGACCACTTGCTGCAGACAAGCAGCATTGATAGAAATCATATTAGATAGGCGATGGCGCCTGTTGATGCGCTCTTCTTATAGTTGAGATTCGCGATGATCACGTCACGGCAGGTGAAAGCCGCTCGAGCGTTGCTAGGATGGTCGCAATCTGACCTATCCGCATGGTCGGGGGTGTCCGCGCCGACCATCGCTAGGCTAGAGGCCATCGACGGACCGCTCGGCGGCCGCGCCTATACGGTGAGAAGGATTTGCCAAGCCCTCGAGGCAGGCGGCATCCAGTTTATCCTGGCGAGCCGTCGTGGCGTTGGGGTGCGCTTGAAAACAGCTCGTAAGGCGACTGATAAATCGATGACGAGCCCTCCGACATCCTCATCACCAGCGGGATTGATCGACGCCGAGCCGCCGGCGGATTCTGAGTCCGAATCAACTCGATCAGCCGAGAGGCAAGATTGACGAACTGAGTTGGTTCGGCAACTACCCACCCTCCCAGCCATCCCGCCTATCGACCTACACGGCCACGACGAGATGACTAAACCCACTTTCCGAGCCCTATGGGGTTCGCGGCACTTGCGTGCAAACGCGGTGCCTCTCGCCATCATCGCTGCAGTGATGCTAACGGCGGCTTTTTTGTTCCTCGAGTATGACGTCCTCATGCATTTTGAGGAGCGATCGCCGGAGGTCCTGCTTCTGGAGATCGAGGAGGCCCTGATCCTGGCCGGCATCCTGATCGGCGGATTGTTCATTGTCTGGTATCGGCGAAGCCGCGCATACCGGCTGGAGCTGGAGCGTCGCCTGAAGGCGGAAACGGAGGCGCGGCGGGCGTTGGAGCTTGCCCTCCTCGATCCGCTCACCGGCCTCGCAAATCGGCGCCACTTCGAGGAGATCTTCCACGCAGCGGCCGAACCCGGGCTCGTCACCAAGCACGCGCTGATCCTCCTCGACGTGGACGACTTCAAACCGGTCAATGACGTCTACGGGCATCCGGTCGGCGACGAGGTGCTGAGGGTCATCTCAATGCGCCTGAACAATGCCGTGAAGCAGGGCGATCTTGTCTCGCGGCTTGGGGGAGATGAGTTCTCGGTGATCGTTTTCGAGGTCGAGACCGTTGAGAGGGCGATGGAGGTTGCTGAGCGTCTCATGGGCATAGTGAGAGAGCCTATTGCAGCCTCAGGCAAGCTCCTGAACGTCTCGGCGAGCATCGGCCTCACACTGTTCCCGGATCAGGGGCGGTCGCCGGCGGAGATTTATGCGCGGGCTGACGAGGCACTCTACGCGTCGAAGACCAAGAAGCATGAGCACAGACCGATTTATCGATAGGCGAACGGCACCATGATCGGTGACACCAGCGAAAGGCTCCGGCAGCGTCTGATGACAGCGGAGAGCCGCCTCGAGGCACTGGAGATGCTGGGAGCGGCCGAGCAGCACGGAACTCGGCTGAACCAGGCGCGTCAGGAGGTGCTGTATCTGCGGCGCCTCTTGGAATATTCGGAGTCCGCGCCAAAAGACCGTCTTCCCGCGATCGACGATCGCCGGTAAGCCATGACACCGTAAATCCACCGGCGACGATTAGCGCCCATATCGGGGACCGGCCGATGATGGTCAGAGCCCTTAAATTCGAATGTTGGTTGACGCCGGCTGGACCGGCGGTGAGGCCAGCAGACTTGGCAAGAGCAGCGGATTTGCCCCTTACCGACGTTGCGGCGGTGATGGATAGCTGGTCCGATGAGACCTTGCTGGCTGCCGTGGTTATCCCGGAATGCGGAACTGTCTGGCTCACCCGCGCCGGCATTAATCTAGTCCTGGCGCG
This genomic window from Acuticoccus sediminis contains:
- a CDS encoding GGDEF domain-containing protein; this encodes MHFEERSPEVLLLEIEEALILAGILIGGLFIVWYRRSRAYRLELERRLKAETEARRALELALLDPLTGLANRRHFEEIFHAAAEPGLVTKHALILLDVDDFKPVNDVYGHPVGDEVLRVISMRLNNAVKQGDLVSRLGGDEFSVIVFEVETVERAMEVAERLMGIVREPIAASGKLLNVSASIGLTLFPDQGRSPAEIYARADEALYASKTKKHEHRPIYR